The Egibacteraceae bacterium DNA window GGCAGGCGCGAGGAGCACCGTGTCGCCCGCACGGGCGCGCGCGGCGGCCTCTCGGACCGCCCGCCCGAGCGTGCCCGCCTCGACGGTCGGAACGCCGAGGCGGCGGGTCAAGGCGGCGATCTCCGGTCCGCTGCGCCCCACGGTGACCGCGACGCGGACCCGCTCACGCACGACCGCGGCGAGGTCCGCGAAGTCGAGGCCCTTGCCGAGCCCCCCGGCGATCCAGACGACCGACGGCGAGCCCGGGGCGCCGAAGCTGCGCAGGGCCGCCGCGGCGGCGTGCGGGTTCGTGGCCTTCGAGTCGTTCACGTAGGCGACCTCCGCGAGGGTGGCGACCTGCTCGAGGCGGTGCGGGCCCGGTCGTTGGCTCGTGAGGGGGCCGGCCAACCCCGCGGGGTCGGCGCCGGCGCACACGGCGGCCGCGACGGCGGCGACGGCGTTCGCGACGTTGTGCGGCCCGCGGGCGGGCAGCGCGTCGACGGCCACGACCTCGGTGTCGACACCGAGGCGGCTCACGATGACGCCTCCGGCCACGCCCACCTCGCCGGGACCGGGCGGCGCGCTCGTCGCGGCGGCGACGCCTGCGGGCGGGGGATGGGCGGCTGCGGCGGCCCGGGCCCCGGCGTCGTCGACGCCGACAACGGCCCAGTCCCGCCCGTCCGGGCCCGGCGCCCCCTCGGGCCGCTGGTTGGCCCACACGCGCGCCTTCGCCGCGGTGTAGTCGTCGAGGGTGCCGTGCCAGTCGAGGTGGTCGGGTGCGACGTTCAGCAGGACGCCGACGTCGGCGCGCAGCCGATCGGTGAAGCGGAGCTGGAAGCTCGAGAGCTCGGCGACCGCGAGAGCGGGCGCGTCGGCGCCGGTGAGCAGGTCGCACAGCGGCGTGCCGATGTTGCCGCCGACGGGCGCGCGCAGGCACGCCGCGACGAGCTCGGTCGTGGTGGTCTTGCCGTTCGTGCCGGTGACCGCGACGAGACGCGTGCGCCCGCTGTTCAGCCGCCAGGCGAGCTCCGGCTCGCTCCACACGCGCTGACCCCCCGCCGTCGCCGCCGCGAGGATGGGGTTGCCGGGTGCGACACCGGGGCTCGTGACGACCAGACCGGCGCCGGCGAGGGTCGCCGCGTCGGTCACGCCGGGTCGGGCGTCGACGCCCGCGGCGCGCAGCGCGGCCGCCCGCTCCCGCACCGCCGGCGTGTCGCGCGTGTCGACCACGAGGAGGTCGCCGACGTCGGCGGCTGCCAGGGCGCGGGCGGCCGCCGTGCCCGACAGGCCGAGGCCGAGAACGATCACGCGGACGCCCTCGACGCCGGCCCCCTCGCGGTCGAGGCCGCCGCGCGGCTCGGCGGTCATCCGATCGCCCCCGGCCGGGTGAGGTAGTCGGCGTAGAACAGCCCGAGGCCGAACGCCACCGACAGGCCCGCGATGATCCAGAAGCGGACGATGACGGTGACCTCCTGCCAGCCGACGAGCTCGAAGTGGTGGTGCAGCGGCGCCATGCGGAACACCCGCCGCCCGAAGAGGCGGAAGCTCGCCACCTGGAGGATGACGCTCAAGGTCTCTATGACGAACAGGCCGGCCACGAGGATGAGCAGCAGCTCGGTCTCGGTCATCACCGCGAGGGCGGCGAGCATCCCGCCGATGGCCAGCGAGCCGGTGTCCCCCATGAAGATGCGCGCGGGAGGGGCGTTCCACCACAGGAACCCGAGCGCCGCCCCCGTCGTCGCCGCGGCGGCGATGGCGAGCGCCTGCGCGTGCAGGACGGCCTCGTGGCTGTACTGGGGCTCGTTGCGGAAGATCCAGAAGGCGATGACGGTGTAGGCGCCGAAGATCGCCGCGCTGGTCCCGGCGGCGAGGCCGTCGAGCCCGTCGGTGAGGTTCACGGCGTTCGACGTGGCGGCGAGGATGATGAAGCACCAGATGACGAACAGCCGCCC harbors:
- the murD gene encoding UDP-N-acetylmuramoyl-L-alanine--D-glutamate ligase is translated as MTAEPRGGLDREGAGVEGVRVIVLGLGLSGTAAARALAAADVGDLLVVDTRDTPAVRERAAALRAAGVDARPGVTDAATLAGAGLVVTSPGVAPGNPILAAATAGGQRVWSEPELAWRLNSGRTRLVAVTGTNGKTTTTELVAACLRAPVGGNIGTPLCDLLTGADAPALAVAELSSFQLRFTDRLRADVGVLLNVAPDHLDWHGTLDDYTAAKARVWANQRPEGAPGPDGRDWAVVGVDDAGARAAAAAHPPPAGVAAATSAPPGPGEVGVAGGVIVSRLGVDTEVVAVDALPARGPHNVANAVAAVAAAVCAGADPAGLAGPLTSQRPGPHRLEQVATLAEVAYVNDSKATNPHAAAAALRSFGAPGSPSVVWIAGGLGKGLDFADLAAVVRERVRVAVTVGRSGPEIAALTRRLGVPTVEAGTLGRAVREAAARARAGDTVLLAPACASMDQFRDYAERGQAFRDAVAAVASPHPAKEGAGGR
- the mraY gene encoding phospho-N-acetylmuramoyl-pentapeptide-transferase; this encodes MRAILVAASVALLLSLVGTPLVIRFFRRRGYGQLIRDDGPQAHHAKRGTPTMGGTAMILSAILGYFAATLLLGPRYSAGGFLAIAVFAGMGAVGFLDDYIKIRRNRSLGLTKTAKFGGQAVVAVVFAFGAEYVAETSTRLSFIGPTDLDFGRLFVIWCFIILAATSNAVNLTDGLDGLAAGTSAAIFGAYTVIAFWIFRNEPQYSHEAVLHAQALAIAAAATTGAALGFLWWNAPPARIFMGDTGSLAIGGMLAALAVMTETELLLILVAGLFVIETLSVILQVASFRLFGRRVFRMAPLHHHFELVGWQEVTVIVRFWIIAGLSVAFGLGLFYADYLTRPGAIG